In Ipomoea triloba cultivar NCNSP0323 chromosome 7, ASM357664v1, a single genomic region encodes these proteins:
- the LOC116025227 gene encoding endonuclease 2, producing MEKGSKANYMVVAVALLFLFPVAHGWGVDGHLIACRIAQLRLSAAAADAVDKLLPAYAKGNLSSMCSWADNVRFRFPWSAPLHFINTPDVCNYQYKRDCKDEDGEVGRCVAGAINNYTTQLVSYVSGNDSSYNSTQALLFLSHFVGDIHQPLHVGFASDKGGNTIDVKWYTKKTVLHHVWDTSIIETAEEQFYESEVEELIDAIQKNITTGWADEVKSWEACTNDKEACPDVYASEGIKAACDWAYKGVSENSVLEDPYFLTRLPVVKLRLAQAGVRLAAILNRIFG from the exons ATGGAGAAAGGGTCTAAAGCTAATTACATGGTTGTCGCGGTGGCTTTGTTGTTTCTGTTCCCGGTGGCCCATGGATGGGGAGTAGACGGGCATCTGATCGCGTGCCGGATTGCCCAGTTGCGGCTGAGTGCGGCGGCGGCAGATGCAGTTGACAAGCTGCTGCCGGCGTACGCGAAGGGGAACCTGTCGAGTATGTGTTCTTGGGCGGACAACGTTAGATTCCGGTTTCCTTGGTCGGCTCCGCTCCACTTCATCAACACGCCTGATGTCTGCAACTATCAATACAAAA GGGATTGCAAGGATGAAGATGGAGAAGTGGGGAGATGCGTTGCAGGGGCTATCAACAATTACACCACCCAGCTTGTCAGCTATGTTAGTGGCAATGATTCATCAT ATAATTCGACACAAGCACTGCTCTTCCTCTCTCATTTTGTTGGAGACATTCATCAG CCTCTGCATGTTGGATTTGCCTCAGACAAGGGAGGCAACACAATTGATGTCAAGTGGTACACTAAGAAAACAGTTCTCCACCAT GTATGGGATACCAGCATAATCGAGACGGCAGAAGAGCAATTTTATGAATCTGAAGTGGAAGAACTGATCGATGCAATTCAGAAGAACATTACT ACTGGATGGGCAGATGAAGTGAAATCATGGGAGGCCTGCACCAATGACAAAGAAGCCTGCCCAGATGT ATATGCATCTGAAGGTATTAAAGCAGCCTGTGATTGGGCATACAAAGGAGTTAGTGAAAACTCAGTGTTAGAAG ATCCTTACTTCTTAACACGGTTACCAGTGGTGAAATTGCGGCTAGCCCAAGCAGGGGTCCGGTTGGCAGCCATACTAAACCGAATATTTGGATAG